The nucleotide window TCATAATTAATATCCTTGGATTattcttcctccatccatcCTATAGATGAATGCCAATCGAATGTTGCCATGTGTAGCAAAACCCTATATACATAGCCGGccctaactctataaatacctattgcTACGCACTTAAGTCCTAAACTCTCTCTCCAAAGAAActgacttaggcatcggagTTCCATTGGGCCATTGGCCAACCCCTCATCTCGTGGGCGTGTGTGACTTTGGCCTTCATCAAAtgtgttattttgttttgtgttgcaGGTACAATTTCGTTAAGATTGAAGAAATTTGCTACCACAACTttgattttaacaaaaaaaataacattacaCTGATAAAATTGCAGAGTGTTTGAGAGAACTTGGTAGGAGAAATATAGAAGAGGGCAATGAACATTTTAAGTGCATTTCAATCTTCTCCAAAAATGGTTGAGTAAAGAGCTAGCCTACATCTCTTATTCAATGAATGCGTACGtggaaacaaataaacaaaattgttGAGCTTTGAACaccaaatttgcaaaacaaatgaaaaaaaaataaggaactCGATCGTTCTGAAATTACTTGAATTACTTCATTTGTCTTCTAGCTATAGCTACTTCACACTCGTTAGACTGAAGCATGCTGCCGCACTCTTGAGATCATTTGAGACATGTTCGATCGATTGCGTGGTACCCTTGAACGATGATTCAGCACTGCATATAAGTAAATTTAATTTGTTAGACAGTAtaattatcattattattttatGTAAGCAATATTTTTCTATGAAATCATCTAAACTATGGTGCAGAAAGGGAAGAATATTGACGTAGCTAACTAGGCTAAACAATCAGCAATTAGACAATTGGctcatttggaagtgttttGAAAATTACTAAAAGCGTTTTTGTTGAAAATGTTTTCAAAATCAATCCCTAATAAAAATTCAAGTGGATCCTGAAAAAGACTTTAAGTACTTCCAAGAAGCACATAAAAACACATAGTGATTTGGTACTCAAAATCAAATTTATCAAAAGCGTTCGAAGTGGATCCTGAAAAAGACTTTAAGTGTTGCTTATTTCGAAAAATACTTACACTGATTCAGTTTCACCAATTTAAAATCACTTCCAAATGAGCACAATTAgtaaattaaatctcaaattgtAGAAgacaattaattaaatattgtaCATACCTAGACTCACAGGCTTCTTTAGATTCGATATAAGATTGTCGATCATCAGCAATTGTATCAAATGGAATGTCATCATAGTCATGAGGAACGTCCATTTCTTGGTGAACAGGAAAGGCTTGTGAAGAAACCAAACTAGACTGAACAGCCATAAGTTGTTCGACATTGTTATCGTTATAGTAGGGATGTTGAACCCTAAGAGGTTTAACCATATTATCATTGTCGTCAATATAAACCCCATTAAGTCCATTTGCAAGATACTCATTACCCACCCAGGACATTCCACCACTGGCACCATTAGCGCCAGAAGCATATTGATACGgatattgatgttgttgataaAGTGTCAGAGTCGCCGCGTCGGTGTTTGTAGGTATACCTAGCTGCAACTGCGGTGAAGGAGAAGAGTAGTGCGGTGAGGAAGAAGGTAGTCGATATTGACATTGGTCCTTGCAAATTGCAAGATTTGTCCTCACATATCGAAGCTCTTCTAGGGCTTGCTGTAATTGGAAATTCAATTGGTTTATGATGCCCATACACCCGGTGACTGAAAATTTGGCACGCATATTGGACTCGTATATGATCGATGTCATAGCCTCCTCCTCTTGCTCTGGATGAACTTTCTTTAGAATCTTCATTATGTTCGAAACGCCATACAATCGGTGGGCGTTTTGAAACATCATCGGTTGATCTGCCGGGAAGTGTGGAGCAAGAGCGCAGTCCTTAGCGCACTTTCGTCTATGGTATTTGCACGCAGCACAGGCTTGGCTTGTGCCTCCTTTTATCGTCATTGCAGGGTAGAATGTAAATTCATCAACTTTTTTGATGATCATCAAAACGCAGGTTGAATAACTTGAttggagagagggagagaaagagaaacaTGGAAAGATAAAATTGATCGGAATTATAAGGCCGGAAAACTGATCGAAATGAATAAGAATATGCGATCTATGGCTTGGTTTTGATCATCAAAACGCAGATTTGATCGATCTGCGATTGATGAGAAGAGGTGGATTAGAAGACCAAGTAAAATTTGAACGTTTCTCTATTCaaaagtagatcttgttgaacTGATTTTTACGTATCTCGGGAGTCATATTTATACACAGTTGCACGGTTAGCTTGGGAGGTTTGGTAATTTTCCgctgtatgtatgtatatatatatgtgtgtgtgtgtgtgtatatatgaaAATCATGCCCCTCTTCACTTTGTTGTGATAGTGACGTGAGCTAACCAAAGCTAGCTAGATGTCTTGGATGATATTTAAGTATgtgccaaaataaaaaaaaattaaggagaAACACCATCCACAAATTACACGAAAAAAATATGATAGAAGAAAGTATAACCCTTAAACTCGAGTAAGGTTTGGTAATTTTTTTGTGGACAcaaactgtttgtaccatattttacCTTGCCTTTGGCAAAGAGTTAATTAtcttgattatttcttttaatttttctttggtaAAGAGTGAAAAACAAGTAGATTGTATCAGTTTCATAGTACTTAAAAGTCTGAAGTTCTAGTCTCCCTTCATTACTTTTGTCTCACATTTGAAAAACATGAGATAAGTGCATTATCAATCAAACTGTATATATGTATGATCATGATAATCGAAATCAAATATGATCATGATAATCAAAACGAATACTATTAAATAtttatgtacatatatgtgagtcCTATTGCTTGCAAAAAGATTTAAAATTATAGTCTCTTTGGTGAAAAACATATCATTTCTTACGTATATATGACCTATAAGTCTTAATTAAATACCCAAAATGTCttatcttttttcttctttgcccATTCAAATAAGTATTTAGAATATCTTTCGTCTGCATAATCAACCTAATTAACTAAGACATATTATAGcttaagtaaaatttaaattagggtttgatcGTCATGTGAAGTTTGAGTACGTTTTTGGAGTGCAAAGTAAGGACTTGGCGACCAAGTTGTATAAACTCCGTAACATCCACGCAGTCTGCTTCCCGTACACAACTGCAACGATAAAATACATACCATAAAATTGTTTAGGAAGTGGTTATGTTGGGTACGGAACCAATACAAGCCAAGAGAGTTACCCCACATTTATCTTCTACTATATTGAATTGAACGATTAATACTCACCACACGTTTTTTTAATATGAGTAATATTCAACtctaaattcatccaaattaTGCATACATACGTAGAAGATTCGAACTTCTCtagtcaaatttatttttaaaacggAATTAGTTGGTGGCTTCGTTaaaataatcttttttttttggtgttcagAAAGACTCATACAATTATTTTAGTTTCTCTTGACCACCATCATGTGATTCATtagcataaaaaaataaaacccgtGCAATGTGAATTATGAGCTTGGACTTCTCTAGCCAACTTAACTAAATTTTAAATCTGCACAATCTACCACAAGGTCGTGTGTTTTCACTTTTATACGTACCTGCGttatataaaattttcattattttcataaTTCAATCTCAACCATCCGTTTAATTGTATGCCTCTCCCGTATAGTTTCCTATTCCGCCTTATTTTCTGATTCTTCCATTGAACACCGGTACCGAGGGCAAAGCGTAAATTTGCTTCTTCATATCATCAATTTTCTGCCCATTTGATTCGAGGTATAAAATTACCCGACGTACTTTTGCTCGATCTTGCATGCATAACCCTAATTATCTATATAATTAATACGCTGTGCTTAATGAATTCAGATCAGTGCATGCAATTACGGTATGGATTTTCTCAAAAAAGCCAAGGTGGTACGATTTCGAAGCCACCACAACAAATACCTATTGGCCGACGACGATCAAGTGTCGGTATGGCAAAGCTGCGACGGAACAGTGCAGAACACGCGGTGGACGGTGGAGCTAATT belongs to Malus sylvestris chromosome 17, drMalSylv7.2, whole genome shotgun sequence and includes:
- the LOC126609879 gene encoding LOB domain-containing protein 27-like, translating into MIIKKVDEFTFYPAMTIKGGTSQACAACKYHRRKCAKDCALAPHFPADQPMMFQNAHRLYGVSNIMKILKKVHPEQEEEAMTSIIYESNMRAKFSVTGCMGIINQLNFQLQQALEELRYVRTNLAICKDQCQYRLPSSSPHYSSPSPQLQLGIPTNTDAATLTLYQQHQYPYQYASGANGASGGMSWVGNEYLANGLNGVYIDDNDNMVKPLRVQHPYYNDNNVEQLMAVQSSLVSSQAFPVHQEMDVPHDYDDIPFDTIADDRQSYIESKEACESSAESSFKGTTQSIEHVSNDLKSAAACFSLTSVK